From Chrysemys picta bellii isolate R12L10 chromosome 1, ASM1138683v2, whole genome shotgun sequence:
GGGAAACTACACTCTTCTGGCTCGTCATGCTCACGGCTAATGCTAAGCAGTGACTAAGAGTGTATGGCAAAAATTCTCAATGCTGTGTGGCAGTGTGAAGGGGGTTTGTTCGTGTTAAGAGTGGAAGAGGCCTGAAAAATGTAAGCAGCCAAACATTTAAGAGACATATCTGATTCTTTGGAAAAATTTTAGTGCTTCACAAtttctccaaagagacagaaatGAACGTACACGTAATGCAGTAAAAAGAAAGGGATGGCGAGAGTTCtctaaacaaaccaaaaaaaagttatttttcaccttcctctacaccaattacatttaaaaaaactcctCCAATCTAGGTGAGACCACAATACAAGTAAAGAAGATTCACAGCCCACTTAGGGGGCAAATCTCCCAGTATTGAATAATTGCTGGTGTGCTCTTTATCCATCCAATTGAATGCCAATttcgtttctctctctctttctctttcctgtcTGCTTCACCCATATAAACCGTCTGTCACACTTCTCTGTCTTTGCTTTTAGGTCATCACCCCCCTCCACTTTTTCCCCTTCTTCACTGCTGGAtcccctttctctgtctctcccctcctcctccgacccccacttccccaaaactgaccatttatttttatttaaacggTAAAAATAGACATCTAAAAGCAAGATGTCTCAACACTCAATTTATATCGTAACAGGACCCCAACAGCATTTATCCCTTCAAATGTAACATGGACTTCCTTAGGGGCCTTTGTTGCTAGTCACATTGCACTAATCTACACAACCTACTGTTTTCAACAATTTTGCACACTTTGGACCTCCCCACAATTGTTCAGTAAAGCCACATCCCCACCGCGTGACACCGAAGGGCTAGGAGGCACACAGCATGGagtttggtttttaatttttacGTTGCTGTTTAATTGGGATGATGTTCAAGGCCTTGGAATATACTTGCATCCTTGGCAATTAATAGCTCAGCTTCTCCCAGGTGAGTAACCAAGCTCAAATGGCGTACATTGCTCATTACACTCTATTATAATGAATCATGGTCCCTTCAGCACATTTTTCTTTGCATATGAGCACACACAAAATGAACCAAGTTTACCTTCATGGAAACTGATCCGACGTTCTTCTGGGGGTACAAAACGCTCCTTTGCCACTTGTACTACTTTAGGTAGGTCATAAATTGTGACGGTAGAATTTGGGTACAAAGAAATACATTCCTGGGCCAAACCACCTGCACATCCTTATAGTGAAAGTGAAATACAGGGTAAATGCTCAAATATAACAATATTGGTCATTTTTATATCTTCCATCTAAGAAACTTAGACTGCAATGAACTCAGACACATGATGCCTTGTGAGGTAGGTTAATGTTACTATCCATTTTTACAGAAGTAGAAACTGAAGTACAAAAGAGATAAGTGATTTGTTCATGGTCTCCCATCCTATCTGTCTTCTCTGAAATAGGACCCAATTTTccctgctcccagtcctgtgATCTAACCACCAGCCTGTAAAGGATATTGTTTTAACAACACAGTGTGATGCAGCTATAGCTGGCTGGAAATTTTCAAATGAAGAGTTTTCTCTTTCAAAAAATGACCAGTTTGAATATGAAAACTTTATGAAATATTGACTTTTTCTAAGTTTTAGTTTTCATTAACTttttaggacttttttttttaatggaagtttaTTTCACTGAAACCCTCTATTTTGTTAAACAGGAATGGAGATAACCATTTCAGTGTTTGCCATAAAACACGAGGTGTTAAACCAATAAAATTGGGTCTGTTTTGAACACTGGAAAACAGAAACCTCAATTTTTTATGAAAACATtctgaaaaaatttcaaccagcattGCATGAAACTAAAAGCTTCCCCTTATCTAAAATCGATGAACCATTCTTCTGTTTTAAAGCTCCCATCTTCAATATTTAGGAAAGCATATagcaaataataatacttagcctcTTACATAGTGCTattaaactagatgatcacagtggtcccttccagccttaaagtctatgagtctatagtgCTTTTAATCTATGAatatcaaagcacttcacaaagaagGCACATATCATAATCTCCATTGTTCAGATGGGACAACAGAGGCCcacagaggggaaatgacttgcctaaggtcatccaggaggccaggggcagagctgggatagaacacAAGTCTCCTGTGTCCCAGCATAGTCACAATCAGCACAGTCGCTGCAGCAATGCATTAGAACTCTAGGCACCCTTCCCTACAAGCTGGATTTCAAAAGCCCTTACCTCCTCCCATTAGGGTTACACCAAAGCCAGGTCTTGGTATATAGAAAATGCCACACTGAGACATGAGCAAAATAACTGAATTGTTAAAAATGTGAAAGATTCACATCCAGTATTCACCATTCAAAACATTACCATACAGTTAATGTTCAGGATGGGTTTTGTTTGTATTGTAAAAACAAAGCCCAGAGGGGGAAAGAAACTGGTGAGGAGCATGAGTTGAGTTAGTTTACCTTAAAAGGACAGCATATGTTGAGGTTATTTTTCCCATGATATTTAAATTCATGTTTTTCTCACTGTTTACAACAGTGAACTGAAAACTGATCTGGTTTCTCTGCTTCGGCTGATATTGCTCCATCCCACAAACACATGGATTTGTTCCTGCAGAGCTATTCATTTGCATAAGACTGCGGGCAGTGAGCATTCAACAATGGCCTTCTCCAAAGAtcagtggagtcaatgggacaATTCCCATCAACTATTTTAGGGTTTGGATTCAGACCAAAAAAGGGCACCAAAAGATTTTCTGTACATAGACTTTGCAAACAGAAAGAAGGATGGGAGGGAAGCAAGTGGTCCAAATTTTGAGACTACCCAAGTGTATAGTGGCTCTTCAGTATTAATTCTATACAAACAGCCACCAAGAACACTTTTAAATCCCTTGTAATAAAAACACTGATTCCAGTCTGGGAAGCAGAGGACTGAAATTGCAAGACAACCAGTACATTTGTCTTGGggagaaggcaggagaggggaaaaggaaCTATAAGTTGTGTTCAAGTGATGGGTGGGGCATGGGACATTTTGGAAAGATTCCATGGCTCTGAACACATTGAGCTTCAGGATAACGTACTTAAAATAGAGCTGGTGATCAATTTTCCACAACacattttttccatcagaaaatgctacTTCGTCGAATGCAAAATATTTCATGGGAATATGTCATTTTCAACAAATCTTTCAAAAGGAAACCAGACGAGTTTTCAATAGaagcctgcctggtttcctgccagcttgcctACTCTGCCTCACCAGCAGCCCATCTGGTGAGCAGTTTTCCGGGATCCCCCAGCTCTCTggctcctctgcagctcctgtgGTTAGGTTGCCTCAGAGCAGGGCTCCCAAGAAGCATCTTTCATTTGGGAAACAGTGAAACACTTTGGTGTTTCTAAAATGAAGTATTCCAGAATTTCTCTTCTGCAAAAATGTTTGAGATTTTGGCTTTTCATCCCAAGTTGGGATACAGTTTATTTCTAAAACCTTGAAACTTTTGCAGTGTGAGATTCATTTTCCCAGCCAGATCTACTTAAAATGAAATAGTCGGAGGGCAGAACAAATCATGTTTACGGACCCTGATTCACCCAGGTGCTTAAGTACAGGTCTATCCCTAAATACATGATCATTCCCATTGATGCTGAATCAGGGCTATGGGCATGCAAGTAACCCAACAAATGTAGCCAAGAAAAATTTGAAATAATAATACACAACACtgaaaacatcatcatcatcataatctgCAGCAGACCTTAATCCATCAGTCGCATCACGAAAAGCACAGACGTGATTGCTGTGTGACTGAAGATATCTGCAGAATTTTTACAGCCAAATTACAGGGtagggttcggcaacctttcaaaagtggtgtgccgagtcttcatttattcactctaatttaaggtttcgcgtgccagtaatacattttaccggttttagaaggtctctttctataagtctataatatataactaaactagtgttgtatgtaaagtaaataaggtttttaaaatgtttaagaagctttatttaaaattacattaaaatgcagaactccccagaccggtggccaggacccgggcagtgtgagtgccactgaaaatcagctcacgtgccgccttcagcacgtgtgccataggttacctataTTTCCTGCCATAAGAGAACTACATTGGCAGAGGCTGGTCTAATGCTATGAATGGCTCCAGGAAAAATTTGTCATCAATATTAGTCAGAAAATCATAGGTAGATGAAACTGCAAAGAAGAATAAGACACAGCTGAGGCATACTGAATGGCTTTAGAGGATGAGAAATGAAAATGGCCAGAGCAGATTAGCCAGACTTCATTTCTGCTTTCTGTGTTTTAGAAACTTGGGAGAGCAAAACAGCAGGGGAGACGTAGTAATGGAGATTGCATGGTGCTATAAATCCTAATAGGATCGAAATACAGAGACAACGGTAAAGCTGTTTGGGGGTAAGAAGTATGTAGGCAGTTCATCAACCTAAAGTCACAGAATGAAGTGAAGAGTAGCCTGGAAGCTGTTCTGGTAGAATTTCTTAAGCAATGGCAAAAGAAAAACCTACCCAATCAATGAGAAGGAAAATAAGTTGCTGCTTAGATCTATGGGGTTCCTTAGACTGAGAAAAACATTCCACTTTCTAATGCTTTTATCATTTTCATAATTTTATATGACTTTGGCTCAAAATGTAAAATGCTTCCCTTGTGATTGATCCTGGCCTTGAAGTCTGTCCTGTTTTTCTATTGCTCACACAGGTCATAGTATAAGTGCTACTTATCCACAGCTTACAAAAGAAGGCAGTTAAAAGTTCTGATGACACTTACCTCCCAGATCGTAAATGACGGTGAAAGGTGAAAGGTCAAATGCACCAATCACATCTCTGCCACATATACTCCAAATTGCATTTAAACCATACATGAATTTGATCATCTCTTCTTCTGATCTAGTGATTTCAAAGAACATTATTTGTAGCACAAGTAAATTATGACACATTCATTGATGGCTAGCATAATATTACTCTTTCACTAACCTTTATCTCAAAtactatattattaattattattaatacttcTCAGCCAGCATGCACAATAGACTAGACCACTAGTAAAAAGAACTTACACTAGTAGCtattcaaaacattaaaaatatatccACCCTGTTTCCTACACTTTTATGAGACTTACTGGAAGAAAAACATGTTACACTTATCATCTAGCAGTGTGTTATGATGCTAAACCTAAGGGTCCCCAGATGTTTCTCATTTAACAGAATTTTCCATTATACCAACTATGGTACATAACAAACTTTTCATGATAAGTTGCAAGTAAGAATTTTTTGCTTTGATACCAAATGACAAGCATATTTGAAATACCAGATATTTCTCAACACTGGATACCATTGAAATGACAGGGTTTTCATGTGAATAGGACTAATCATCATATTTCACTACTGAAGTAGTAATGCAAAATAGAAAAGTCATCCCAACACTAAATTGATTATTACCTGTAGAGAGCCTCAAAGAGGTCTTTTGATGAAACGCCAAATGCTCGCTCATACTGGTTTTTCCcatctcttaaaaaaaattacaaaattgtGAGCATATTTTTGGTTTAACGCCTTGCTGCATTGGTGGCAATTGTATTAAGGTACCTATTTAATTAAACTTATTCAGGAAAAAGGGAATCACCTTTGGCATGACAAGGGTTACTCTTTGATTGCTTGAATCATTCTGAAAACTGTCTGTGCCACACCAAAAGATTCAAAAAGGAAATCAGTCTCTACTTTGTTATTATTTAAAGTTCATTATTGGACACCACGAAGAGGAAGGAAACACAACTGCTATTTGATGTACCAGAGAcagggctcagatcctcagctggtgtaaattgacacagCTCCATAAAGAGCTGTGCTGACTTGTaccagctgagattctggcccAATATACATTGacttccttcctcactttcttctGCCTTTGGCAACACAACCAATTAGGATCCCTGCAAGCATCCCTCAGTTACTATTCATCACCATTTGCCTGGCCGAGGGCTTCCCTCCACAGAAACTATTAGCATGATTAAATGTTCCCCTTGGGATACAACAAAGAAGCATAGTATAAAAGTCTGTTTCCTGACTCTGCAGTGAATTCATTCACTGAAGCACTAGCAAACATAAGCTCATGTAATAATAGTGATACTTTGCACTTCAACATGCTTCTGAAACAATTACCAGTCAATACACCTCTACcgtgatataacgctgtccttgggagccaaaaaatcttactgcgttataggtgaaaccgcgttgtatcaaacttgctttgatccaccagagtgcgcagcccccccccccggagcactgctttaccgtgttatatccaaattcatgttatatcaggtcacgttatatcggggtagaggtgtatgtatcaTCAGCAgccaggattgaacctgggacctctggagctaaatgcatgccCCTCAAGCCACATGGCTGTTAGCTAACACTGTAGCACATTCATTAATCTCCAAGTGGTCTCAGTGCTACTACATGGGACAGAGCACAacacacaggaagtgtgtgggttacatatctCTTCATTTTCTATTGTTTCTCCAAAGACACGCCTCTTCCTGAGCAGGTTCACAAATGTAGCAAAGTGCTTTATTGTAATGGATCTTGGCACATGAGTTTTGTACAAACGATATAAGTTTTCATCTCCTTACCTCACAGCATCTGTCAGGTAGTGCCAGCACAAATAGACAGTTTTGGAGTAGTACATCAAATTATGATACTGAGACTTGGGACTTGATTTTGTAAGGTAGAGGTTGGAAAGCTCTGTGTTCCTGTAAAAGGCTAAAGGGAAAAGGAAGGTAAATTAACATTTACAAACTTGTCATTGTGCAAAGCCTGTTTTACAGCATAATCCATGTAACAAGAACAAGCTGTAGGAATGCAACCAAAGCAACAAGGAAACTGCAGGAGATTCCCCACTCTAGATAGACCAGAGATGGAGGAAGGTCTGGGAGCACGAATGCATAGCATACCATAGCTACCCATCAGATTCTGCAAGATCTGGAATGAAGGATTCCAGGATGTAAAAAGCACACCCCAGCACCATCACCATTTCTTTGTGAAAGTGTATAAGCCAAACGACTGTGGTGACATCTCTTTCCACTATGCTTTTTAGTGTAGGTGCTCAAAAGCATCTTATTTCAGCAATAATACCTAACATACCAGTCTTTTTTCGTCTGGTGAGAAAACCTATAGGGAGAGTTATGTCCCCAGGACATAAAACCACCCATAATCCCTAACTTGAAAAGCTCAGACACTTCTGAGGTCATCTACTGCTACTGAATTTCAATATTCTCACTGGCTGATTATGGGAGTCATCTGACAGATGCAAAGTTTTGGGCTCTTACTATGCTTACAATATTTCTTTTATGGACAGATATATGGGCTGGTATAGAATGTGTTCTCTCTCTTACAGCacaggcaaactcccactgaattcaatgagagcCAGGTTAGGCTTTAAATCTATTCTTCAACTCAGTGTGATGGGAAGACTGGAGTCTGGGCAGCTCCAGGAGAGTCGCTGTGTGGGCTCTACACCCAGGCAGCTGCCACGGAGGTGAAAagttcctctgaagcatccaccTGAATTTCCATTAGTAGGGTGGATGCTGCCTCATTTATGCTCCTGCAGCTGGGCTGGTTGCCATGGAAAGGGTGTAGGTGGCTTCTGAAGTGGCCACagatttctaagggcttgtctacatggtgaaaTGGACTGGAATAGCTGTTTGGTAAGAGCTCCCCATGCTGACCACCCATttataccagctcaggatctgacctCTTGTTTTTAGCTCAGGAAGTCTGAAACTGCACTTTATGTAATAAAGATAATTAATAAAAAGATATAAAGACAATTGGCCAAGTTAGCGGGAGATCTTAAAGAAGTCTAAATTAGTGTAACTAATACCATCCTCTGGCCTCCAGACTATATTCGTTACACATCTTACAACATTCTCTTAGAGATTCCCTTACAGCTGCTTAAATTTAAATTCCCTTACACATGGGTAATTACTATTGCTTGTGAATTTGGTCCAATGAGTTAAATAGGTTCTTAGGAGAAGTAGAAAAGTGACTATGCATCTGTTTTACTCTCTTACTTCTACCCACGTTCAGTTTTTGTAAATCTGATGCATTGAGATTTCTCAAACCACATTGTACCTCTTCCCTCATTCTGGCATTTTTGCTTTTAATATTATAACTCAGTCACACACATACTATTTAATGAGGCCTTAAAACCAACAGTGATTTAATTGTTAGTCTTCTCCTTTCCTGACAACATTACCTCCTTCACTTTTCATTTCGACTCCCAGGAGCTTTAATCCTACACAGGCATCAAGCAACCGTTCCATTCCGCTGGCGCTGGTGCCCAACCGTTCAGCAATGGCATCTGAAGACAGGGGCCCTTCTGACTCCAGCAATAGATCAAACACTCCCAATTCACAGGCAGTAAACGTAATCTGAAAGCAAATGGAGGTGGATACAGTGGAGTAAGAAAAAGTGCAGATGCCCCCTGATGAGCAGCTCCTTAGGTGAAAATTTTTTACAAGAATTGTAAAAACCACCATTAAAGTGTTTTTCAACCATCAAAACGCTGCAGTTGCTTTTAGCACTGAGACTGTTGCTTAAGTTGCTCTGCTTCTTTCATTTCTGTTCCCTGCTGAACTACCCATTAAATGATCACATATTAAGGCCAGGTATTGTGTAtgcatttttttttgcctttataGGTTTAGAACAGACCCTTACAATACCACATTTTAAAGGCACTGTGCTATGATTAAGGGACTGATGATGTgacatattgtttaaaaaaacaataaaagtctCATGCATCAAAGCCAGAAACAATCCTAAAAGCTTTGGAGCCCTTAGATAGATCTAATAGCCTATCCCCAAATTGTAACAAATGTCTTTCTATCTAGCATGGAATGCATAATTCTAGATTGCATATTTATTGTTGTCATAGAAAAAGTTCACGAAAATGCCAAATGTGGCAGTTCTAATCTCCTTCTTGCCATGATTCTTTGTAAACCTTCACAgagttccccctctccctctcagagATAACATAACAGTATCCAGCAGAATCAAAATTATCTTCAGATTatctttcaaaaatatattttaagagtgcgaatttgaaaaatgttggccaTCCACTGCGTCTCTGAGTGCTTAAAAAACTGTTATTGTTTGAACTACCCTATATTCTCTCCACAGTGGAAAGGAGACTCATTGGGcatttaatccccccccccccctccacacacacctatGAATGGTATTTCTTGTTTTGCTGTGTTGGATTTTGACAGAGCAGGAATATTAAATACTAATTGGAACACATGGTttgtaaaaaaaatcttcaaagagGGAAATGAaatctctgggtttccaccttGCCTTACTACCACTACTACTGTTTCTTGAAAGACAGTCATTAAACTAGatctgttccccccctcccccaacagataTAAATTTGCCAAAATAAAACTAAGCCACTGTGTTCTCTTTTGCAGCACAAGGTAAGTACAGATATGCAAAATTCACTGCATTTGAGAATATTTTTGCAAAACTGTGTTATCTGGGTTTggatttttcaaaatcaaaaccaaGGATCATTTGGATCTGTGGTCTGTTTATCTGAAAAACCCAAAATGTAGAGGTATGTGGAGATATTCTATTAGCAAAACAGACTGGCACGATTGTGGGTGATTTTAATTTAGCAAAGCATCATTTGGAAGACTTTATAATAATACAACTTGGTTCAGATCTGGGTTCCCTTTACCCAAAGCCCCTAAATTCCAGGAGTTGGATAAATTATCTCAGAGTTGGCCCATCCTTGAAGGTCTCTTActgggtttttttcctgcaaacTTTCATCATGTCTATTTCAAGTTAAAATCTGACAAATTACTAGGAGATTGAGATTAAAATTGGGACCCCTTGTATTGAGTCTGTTCCTTTCTTGAGATTTAAAATAACCATCTAAATTGAGTTTGGAAATTTCTACCTACCTAGTTTTAATATAATTTCCAGGCATTATTTGTAATTCTTACCTTTGAGACTAAAAACCCATTGTTGTATTGAAATAAGAGCTGAGGATAGTCAAGGTCTTCTGTGGAGCTCATTTTCCTTCTGCGCACTGTGAGAGATCCTCTTGCCGTCGTCATTTAAATAATCCTCTTTTCCACTAGATACAGATCACAGTGGGTAGTTCACTTAACCTTATTAGTTGTGAGAAAGACGTTATTAATAACACACACATATTGGTTGAAGAATTTGAATCAGCTAGTTACTGCTTTAGGTTTCTTACTGTTCTTTGGCTCTCTGTCCATAAAGTACAGGCTGGAGAATTACTATGAATTTATGTATTTCATCAGCCAAAATGGCATTTAAAAAGCTAATGAGAAATTatagaaagcaaaataaaaatgtttagacgATAGTGTTTACAATGTCGAAATCCTGAACAGGGGATGTTACAGTTTATAAAGACATAATAAATCAGTTACATTAATTCAAGGTCTAATCACAACCATGGTACAACGACAAACTTTTATCCTAGTTCTATGCTATTCTGAGCGGTGATTTTGGCACCAGTGTGGAACTATAGGATCCTTAAATATAGATCCTTATTTATCTCCAAGCAAGTTTATCAGCCAGTGGAA
This genomic window contains:
- the LOC135980762 gene encoding acetylserotonin O-methyltransferase-like isoform X1; the encoded protein is MTTARGSLTVRRRKMSSTEDLDYPQLLFQYNNGFLVSKITFTACELGVFDLLLESEGPLSSDAIAERLGTSASGMERLLDACVGLKLLGVEMKSEGAFYRNTELSNLYLTKSSPKSQYHNLMYYSKTVYLCWHYLTDAVRDGKNQYERAFGVSSKDLFEALYRSEEEMIKFMYGLNAIWSICGRDVIGAFDLSPFTVIYDLGGCAGGLAQECISLYPNSTVTIYDLPKVVQVAKERFVPPEERRISFHEGDFFKDPIPEADLYILARVLHDWADDKCMQLLAKIHKACKPGGGVLLVETLLNEDKTGPLETQLYSMNMLVQAEGKERTPAEYSKLLTAAGFREIQVKKTGKLYDAILGRK
- the LOC135980762 gene encoding acetylserotonin O-methyltransferase-like isoform X2, yielding MTTARGSLTVRRRKMSSTEDLDYPQLLFQYNNGFLVSKITFTACELGVFDLLLESEGPLSSDAIAERLGTSASGMERLLDACVGLKLLGVEMKSEGAFYRNTELSNLYLTKSSPKSQYHNLMYYSKTVYLCWHYLTDAVRSEEEMIKFMYGLNAIWSICGRDVIGAFDLSPFTVIYDLGGCAGGLAQECISLYPNSTVTIYDLPKVVQVAKERFVPPEERRISFHEGDFFKDPIPEADLYILARVLHDWADDKCMQLLAKIHKACKPGGGVLLVETLLNEDKTGPLETQLYSMNMLVQAEGKERTPAEYSKLLTAAGFREIQVKKTGKLYDAILGRK